One window of the Azospirillum sp. TSH100 genome contains the following:
- a CDS encoding flagellar hook assembly protein FlgD yields MLVDSVTSTASTTSTKSTSSSSTSSTTSTSDTYQTFLTLLTKQLENQDPTNPVDTTSFTTQLVQMSALEQQMATNDKLDTLNSSVTDLASTVTSSLGTTSSAVSYYGKTVEAEGSTTPLQDGEATWEYDLDSAASSVKLTITDSSGNTVYSDVSSSTAAGTHEVTWDGVGTDGKSYSSGTYTLTVTALDSSGNAIDTTTRFKGTVTAVDSSSGTSVLNVGGVSLSASDVLSVS; encoded by the coding sequence ATGCTGGTCGATTCTGTCACGTCCACGGCGTCAACGACCTCGACGAAATCCACATCTTCGTCGAGCACGTCGTCGACCACGTCTACGAGCGATACCTACCAAACCTTCCTGACCTTGCTGACGAAGCAGTTGGAGAACCAGGATCCGACCAATCCGGTGGACACCACCAGCTTCACCACCCAGCTCGTCCAGATGTCGGCGCTGGAACAGCAAATGGCGACCAACGACAAGCTCGACACGCTGAACAGCTCGGTGACGGACCTCGCCAGTACGGTCACATCTTCGCTCGGCACCACCAGCAGCGCCGTCAGTTACTACGGCAAGACGGTCGAAGCCGAAGGCTCCACCACGCCGTTGCAGGACGGCGAGGCGACCTGGGAGTACGACCTCGATTCCGCGGCGTCCTCGGTCAAGCTGACCATCACCGATTCCAGCGGGAATACCGTCTACAGCGACGTCAGTTCCTCCACCGCCGCCGGCACGCACGAGGTGACCTGGGACGGCGTCGGCACCGACGGCAAGAGCTACAGCAGCGGCACCTACACCCTGACGGTGACCGCGCTCGACTCCAGCGGCAACGCCATCGACACCACCACCCGCTTCAAGGGCACCGTGACCGCGGTCGACAGTTCCAGCGGCACATCGGTGCTGAATGTCGGCGGTGTCAGCCTGTCGGCGAGCGACGTGCTGTCGGTGTCCTGA
- a CDS encoding 3-hydroxyacyl-CoA dehydrogenase NAD-binding domain-containing protein codes for MPSPAQTEAVPSNPVQYARQGCIGVITVDYPPVNAVGHGVRGGLVTALDAGLADDGAEVLLIVCAGRTFMAGADIREFGKPSAPPTLPEVVARLDAATKPVVAAIHGTALGGGLEVALACHVRVALKSAKLGLPEVKLGLLPGAGGTQRLPRLIGAATALDMILSGDPVGAEEALALGLVDAVDEGTSPLEAGLRAAEHLLAHGSRPQPVSARTDRIAETDPALFTAKRAELAKRQPRLFSPHRIVDAVETAVTLPFAEGTARERELFLACMASPQRAGLIHAFFAEREVAKVPGLPAGTPMRDIRKVGVIGAGTMGGGIAMCFANAGIPVVLVDSAPEGMDRGIAAIRRNYEATARKGRLTAAQVEERMALIHPTLSYSELTDADLVVEAAFESMEVKRTIFRMLDETCKPGAILATNTSTLDVNAIAAATGRPQDVLGMHFFSPANVMRLLEVVRGAKTSDTVLATVMGLARRIGKVGVAVGVCYGFVGNRILHQRGRESMALVEEGASPEQVDRVLTGFGFPLGHFSMTDLAGIDVGWRIREERRKAGDPEAQAPNWLDTLAERGRYGQKTSAGIYRYEPGSRTPIPDPEVAAVIEDDRRRRGITPRPVSDEEVRERCLYVMVNEAAKILEEGIAARPVDIDAIWLHGYGFPSWRGGLLFWANQEGLGKIADAVQRYHRDIGGPQWRPSALLLQCAAEGRPIGC; via the coding sequence ATGCCGTCGCCGGCCCAGACTGAAGCGGTTCCGTCCAATCCTGTCCAGTATGCACGCCAGGGGTGCATCGGCGTCATCACCGTCGATTATCCGCCGGTGAATGCGGTCGGCCATGGCGTGCGCGGCGGACTGGTTACGGCGCTCGATGCCGGACTGGCCGATGACGGGGCTGAGGTGCTGCTGATCGTCTGCGCCGGCCGCACCTTCATGGCCGGGGCCGACATCCGGGAATTCGGCAAGCCCTCCGCCCCGCCGACCCTACCGGAGGTGGTGGCGCGCCTTGACGCCGCGACCAAGCCGGTGGTCGCCGCCATCCACGGCACCGCATTGGGCGGCGGTCTGGAGGTGGCGCTGGCCTGTCATGTCCGCGTCGCGTTGAAATCGGCCAAGCTCGGCCTGCCGGAGGTGAAGCTTGGCCTGCTGCCGGGTGCCGGAGGTACGCAACGGCTGCCGCGTCTGATCGGTGCCGCCACGGCGCTGGACATGATCCTGTCGGGCGATCCGGTCGGTGCGGAAGAGGCGCTGGCGCTCGGCCTCGTCGATGCGGTGGACGAAGGCACCTCTCCATTGGAAGCCGGGTTGCGCGCCGCGGAGCATCTGCTGGCCCACGGCAGCCGTCCGCAGCCGGTCAGCGCCCGCACCGATCGCATCGCAGAAACCGATCCCGCCCTCTTCACGGCGAAGCGGGCGGAACTTGCCAAGCGCCAGCCGCGCCTGTTCTCCCCCCACCGCATCGTCGACGCTGTCGAGACCGCCGTTACCCTTCCCTTCGCCGAAGGCACGGCGCGCGAGCGGGAACTGTTCCTGGCCTGCATGGCCTCGCCCCAGCGTGCCGGCCTGATCCACGCCTTCTTCGCCGAGCGCGAGGTGGCCAAGGTTCCCGGCCTGCCGGCCGGCACGCCGATGCGCGACATCCGCAAGGTGGGCGTGATCGGCGCCGGCACCATGGGCGGCGGCATCGCCATGTGCTTCGCCAATGCCGGCATTCCGGTCGTGCTGGTCGACAGCGCGCCGGAGGGGATGGACCGCGGCATCGCCGCCATCCGGCGCAATTACGAGGCCACCGCCCGCAAGGGGCGGCTGACCGCGGCACAGGTGGAGGAGCGGATGGCGCTGATCCATCCGACCCTGTCCTACAGCGAACTGACCGACGCCGATCTGGTGGTGGAGGCGGCCTTCGAGAGCATGGAGGTCAAGCGGACCATCTTCCGGATGCTGGATGAGACCTGCAAGCCAGGCGCGATTCTCGCCACCAACACTTCAACGCTGGATGTCAACGCCATAGCCGCGGCGACCGGCCGGCCGCAGGACGTGCTGGGCATGCATTTCTTCAGCCCGGCCAACGTCATGCGCCTGCTGGAGGTGGTGCGCGGCGCCAAGACGTCCGACACGGTGCTGGCGACGGTGATGGGACTGGCGCGCAGGATCGGCAAGGTCGGCGTGGCGGTCGGTGTCTGCTACGGCTTCGTCGGCAACCGCATCCTGCACCAGCGCGGCCGGGAATCGATGGCCCTGGTCGAGGAGGGCGCCAGCCCGGAGCAGGTCGACCGCGTGCTAACCGGGTTCGGCTTCCCGCTCGGCCATTTCTCGATGACCGACCTTGCCGGCATCGACGTCGGCTGGCGCATCCGCGAGGAGCGGCGCAAGGCCGGCGATCCGGAGGCGCAGGCGCCCAACTGGCTCGACACCCTCGCGGAGCGCGGCCGCTATGGCCAGAAGACCTCCGCCGGCATCTACCGCTACGAACCCGGCAGCCGCACCCCGATCCCCGATCCTGAGGTGGCGGCGGTGATCGAGGACGACCGCCGCCGCCGCGGCATCACGCCGCGCCCGGTCAGCGACGAGGAGGTCCGCGAGCGCTGCCTCTACGTCATGGTCAACGAAGCGGCCAAGATCCTGGAGGAGGGTATTGCCGCCCGGCCGGTGGACATCGACGCCATCTGGCTGCACGGCTATGGCTTCCCGTCCTGGCGCGGCGGCCTGCTGTTCTGGGCCAACCAGGAGGGTTTGGGGAAAATCGCCGACGCGGTTCAGCGTTACCATCGCGACATCGGCGGCCCGCAATGGCGCCCGTCGGCTTTGCTTCTGCAATGCGCGGCGGAGGGGCGGCCGATCGGATGCTGA
- a CDS encoding SDR family NAD(P)-dependent oxidoreductase — MDLTGKVALVTGAGSGIGKASAVRFAQAGASVGVLSHTADEIAKTADEIKAAGGKALALTADVGDEAAMHHAVGRLVGEFGRLDIVFANAGINGVWAPIDDLTPDEWDRTINTNLRGTYLTLHHAVPHLKKAGGGSVIVTASINGTRVFSNTGATAYSCTKAAQLAMVKMLALELAPSRIRVNAICPGIIETDIPDNTRMRNIESVKVPIEYPQGKVPLTGGKSGDSFDVAELALFLASDRAKHITGTPVWIDGAESLMVG, encoded by the coding sequence ATGGATTTGACGGGGAAGGTGGCGCTGGTCACCGGTGCGGGATCTGGGATCGGCAAGGCGTCGGCGGTGCGCTTCGCCCAGGCCGGCGCAAGTGTCGGCGTGCTCAGCCACACCGCCGACGAGATTGCCAAGACCGCCGACGAGATCAAGGCCGCCGGCGGGAAGGCGCTGGCGCTGACCGCGGATGTTGGCGACGAAGCGGCGATGCATCACGCTGTGGGGCGATTGGTGGGAGAGTTCGGGCGACTCGACATCGTCTTCGCCAATGCGGGCATCAACGGCGTCTGGGCGCCGATCGACGATCTGACGCCGGATGAGTGGGACCGTACCATCAACACCAACCTGCGCGGCACCTATCTGACGCTGCACCACGCGGTTCCGCACCTGAAGAAGGCGGGCGGCGGCTCGGTGATCGTTACGGCCTCGATCAACGGCACCCGGGTGTTCAGCAACACCGGCGCCACCGCCTATTCCTGCACCAAGGCGGCCCAGCTCGCGATGGTCAAGATGCTGGCGCTGGAACTGGCGCCCAGCCGTATCCGCGTCAACGCCATCTGCCCCGGCATCATCGAGACGGATATTCCGGACAACACCAGGATGCGGAATATTGAATCGGTGAAGGTCCCGATCGAGTATCCGCAGGGTAAGGTGCCCCTGACCGGCGGCAAGTCCGGCGACAGCTTCGACGTGGCGGAGCTTGCGCTGTTCCTGGCGTCGGACCGGGCCAAACACATAACCGGCACGCCGGTCTGGATCGACGGGGCGGAATCCCTGATGGTCGGCTGA
- a CDS encoding GNAT family N-acetyltransferase, producing the protein MSLHDKVRNNEELGRYELTVAGSTALVTYDMRDGKIALTHTEVPGALTGQGVASELAKGTLDDIRARELKVLPLCSFIESYIKRHPEYQDLVG; encoded by the coding sequence ATGAGCTTGCACGACAAGGTGCGGAACAACGAGGAACTTGGCCGGTACGAACTGACCGTTGCCGGCTCGACCGCGCTGGTGACCTACGATATGCGGGACGGCAAGATCGCCCTCACCCACACCGAGGTGCCGGGCGCCCTGACCGGTCAGGGAGTGGCGTCGGAACTGGCGAAGGGAACCCTGGACGACATCCGGGCCAGGGAACTCAAGGTGTTGCCGCTGTGCAGCTTCATCGAGTCCTACATCAAGCGCCACCCTGAGTATCAGGATCTCGTCGGCTAA
- a CDS encoding cupin domain-containing protein yields the protein MTLPLHHPDDQLLIGYASGQERAGKSLLVATHLAYCPDCRQRVASYEALCGEWFGDLPCADHGALEALLDGMDSLLAAGPPPAGSDVLKQPNAGSICGRLVPEPLRGWLPEAIDTPTDDGNWREIAKGVWLSGWERTLSGTTIRLLRMASGAPVPAHRHTADELLLVLQGAFHDEYGRYAVGDVAQYVAGTDHHAFGASEEDCICLFLLDGDLIFLGEDGEPL from the coding sequence GTGACGTTGCCGCTCCACCATCCGGACGACCAGCTTCTGATCGGCTATGCCAGCGGGCAGGAGCGGGCAGGCAAGTCTCTGCTGGTGGCGACCCACCTCGCCTATTGTCCGGATTGCCGCCAGCGCGTCGCCTCCTATGAGGCGCTATGCGGGGAGTGGTTCGGGGACCTGCCCTGCGCCGACCATGGAGCGTTGGAGGCTCTGCTTGACGGCATGGACAGCCTGCTGGCCGCCGGTCCCCCGCCGGCGGGAAGCGACGTCCTCAAGCAGCCCAATGCCGGATCGATCTGCGGACGGCTGGTGCCGGAACCTCTGCGCGGCTGGCTGCCGGAGGCGATCGACACCCCGACCGATGACGGGAACTGGCGGGAGATTGCAAAAGGCGTCTGGCTGTCGGGGTGGGAGCGCACCCTGTCCGGTACGACGATCCGCCTGCTGCGCATGGCCTCGGGCGCCCCGGTCCCGGCACACCGCCACACCGCCGACGAATTGCTGCTGGTTCTCCAGGGCGCCTTCCATGACGAATATGGCCGCTACGCGGTGGGCGACGTGGCCCAGTATGTCGCCGGCACCGACCACCATGCTTTCGGCGCAAGCGAGGAAGATTGCATCTGCCTCTTCCTGCTGGACGGTGACCTGATCTTCCTCGGCGAGGACGGCGAACCACTTTAG